Proteins from one Chanodichthys erythropterus isolate Z2021 chromosome 15, ASM2448905v1, whole genome shotgun sequence genomic window:
- the LOC137002104 gene encoding uncharacterized protein has translation MEKVIFIFCVFSYWIMQITPNAPESSDLLRVQMGEDVTLNCSMTDRIEVAWFHLNSEKLKLLISAKKDRTGRKLLIIYKQNSTRLKITADSWVSTVSLIISGASESDLGFYFCGTKSNSPEMFFDKTIRLEIDGLFVTEESKEVVDITVDEVTPTERILMFGGVGLAAFVFFLTTVIAGLIIYHRGWQKGLKEAKHEGLVN, from the exons ATGGAGAAAGTCATTTTCATCTTCTGTGTATTTTCTTATTGGATTATGCAAATCACGCCCAATG CACCAGAATCTTCTGATCTGTTGAGAGTTCAGATGGGAGAAGACGTCACTCTGAACTGCAGCATGACTGACCGGATTGAAGTGGCCTGGTTTCACCTCAATTCTGAAAAACTCAAACTACTGATTTCTGCAAAAAAAGACAGAACTGGAAGAAAACTCCTGATAATCTACAAACAAAACAGCACTCGTCTGAAAATTACTGCAGACAGTTGGGTCTCCACGGTCTCTCTTATTATTTCTGGAGCATCAGAGTCAGATTtgggtttttatttttgtggaacAAAGTCTAACTCTCCAGAGATGTTCTTCGACAAAACCATCAGACTGGAGATTGACG GACTTTTTGTAACAGAAGAGTCAAAAGAAGTTGTTGACATCACAG TAGATGAGGTGACACCGACAGAGAGGATATTGATGTTCGGTGGTGTTGGTCTGGCTGCGTTTGTGTTTTTTCTGACTACAGTCATCGCAGGATTAATCATTTACCATCGTGGTTGGCAGAAAGGATTGAAAGAAGCAAAACATGAAGGTCTAGttaattaa
- the LOC137037494 gene encoding uncharacterized protein, which yields MIRLLDFLLVLFLVYQCGILPVGNDHITETGEKGGNVTLTCEFKGHNISFELHNPTGDIVCDNEECPSKFDKKGPCDIIIKHLIFSDAGIYILTVYYDDGSKEVEPNSRVYHLHIHGNISAKIGKPLKMDVLLINAAKVEKNSNGEWTEVWKSQRGVSSDRLIDREGNLIINNFTASDAGTYRVLDSEGEIWITVTVTESSPKSGSKGGQRNIKTDTEQQKPNLNGTDDHGTNGKNWPVIVGVSVGFVVLVVVAVALIIHVRRRQQPPGHQHEQQENNSQYVQVSMNDREQEAPAEH from the exons GAATCCTCCCTGTAGGAAATGACCATATAACTGAGACGGGAGAAAAGGGAGGCAACGTCACCCTAACATGTGAATTTAAGGGACATAACATTTCATTTGAATTACACAATCCGACAGGAGACATTGTTTGTGACAATGAAGAATGTCCCAGCAAATTTGATAAAAAAGGACCATGCGACATCATCATCAAGCATCTGATCTTCAGTGATGCTGGGATATATATTCTGACTGTGTATTACGATGATGGTTCGAAAGAGGTGGAGCCAAATTCTAGGGTTTACCATCTTCATATTCACG GTAATATTTCTGCGAAAATAGGCAAGCCACTGAAGATGGATGTTCTGTTGATCAATGCTGCTAAAGTGGAGAAAAACTCCAATGGAGAGTGGACAGAGGTGTGGAAGTCACAAAGAGGGGTCAGCAGTGATCGACTGATCGACAGAGAGGGAAATCTGATCATTAATAATTTTACGGCCAGTGACGCTGGAACATACAGAGTTCTGGACTCTGAAGGAGAAATCTGGATCACAGTCACAGTCACAG AATCTAGTCCAAAATCTGGCTCAAAGGGAGGTCAGAGGAACATAAAGACTGACACTGAACAACAGA AACCAAATCTGAACGGCACAGATGATCACGGAACTAATGGCA AGAACTGGCCTGTAATAGTTGGCGTATCTGTAGGGTTTGTGGTGCTGGTTGTGGTTGCTGTGGCTCTGATTATACACGTCAGACGCCGTCAACAACCACCGGGACACCAACATGAACAACAAGAAAACAATTCACAATACGTACAGGTCTCAATGAACGATCGTGAACAGGAGGCCCCTGCAGAACACTAG